In the bacterium genome, one interval contains:
- a CDS encoding SAM-dependent methyltransferase — MSPARRRRPDRGATGAAVEPLSYCDFVDRALFDPAWGYYSTGGVRFGEGGHYDTYPLALSPVFGRMVAHYAFRVWQRRGRPPRFELCELGAGNGQLCLDTLLGIDGEARRRPTWRAFAAATRYRIVERSVGLVTRQRRTLGPLAARVTWQRADLAQRAPAAFGPVGLIVANEVLDCLPHHKVVGTSGGPGVVHVQPMLHRRPLGPAALAAAMRDPAARQRVRFREIVRPLRQLPALARCIARYYPELRDLPPDAPPVFVAPRLASLLANTARCYTRADAIWIDYGELRRFHLRAPEWRKAFAGPPRSGRSIYDAPGADDITFMVDFTLAADAARDAGWQVVAYGPQAELARLSGIAVDDGLLEEIVRQRALVWMLALAGVGAEATWRSGAIGHARGTTAGAEPVRRYVARSLREFRRRRGATFKLLLLRR; from the coding sequence ATGTCGCCAGCGCGCCGCCGCCGGCCGGACCGCGGCGCCACCGGTGCCGCCGTCGAGCCGCTCTCATACTGCGACTTCGTCGACCGGGCCCTGTTCGATCCCGCATGGGGCTACTACAGCACCGGCGGGGTGCGTTTCGGCGAGGGCGGGCATTACGACACCTACCCGTTGGCGCTGTCGCCGGTCTTCGGCCGCATGGTGGCCCACTACGCCTTTCGCGTCTGGCAGCGGCGCGGTCGCCCGCCGCGCTTCGAGCTCTGCGAGCTCGGGGCCGGCAACGGCCAGCTCTGCCTCGACACCCTGCTGGGGATCGACGGCGAAGCGCGCCGGCGTCCGACGTGGCGCGCCTTTGCCGCCGCGACGCGTTACCGCATCGTCGAGCGCAGCGTCGGCCTGGTGACGCGCCAGCGCCGGACTCTCGGCCCGCTGGCGGCGCGCGTGACCTGGCAACGCGCCGACCTCGCGCAGCGCGCGCCGGCCGCCTTCGGCCCCGTCGGCCTGATCGTGGCCAACGAGGTGCTGGACTGCCTGCCGCACCACAAGGTGGTCGGCACCAGCGGCGGTCCGGGCGTCGTGCACGTGCAGCCGATGCTCCACCGCCGGCCGCTCGGCCCCGCCGCCCTCGCCGCGGCGATGCGCGACCCCGCGGCGCGCCAGCGCGTGCGCTTCCGCGAGATCGTCCGGCCGCTGCGCCAGCTCCCGGCGCTGGCCCGCTGCATCGCGCGGTACTATCCCGAGTTGCGGGACCTGCCACCGGATGCCCCGCCGGTGTTCGTCGCGCCGCGCCTGGCGTCGCTGCTGGCCAATACCGCGCGCTGCTACACGCGTGCCGACGCGATCTGGATCGACTACGGCGAGCTGCGCCGCTTCCATCTGCGCGCCCCGGAATGGCGCAAGGCCTTTGCCGGGCCGCCACGCTCCGGTCGCAGCATCTATGACGCGCCCGGCGCCGATGACATCACCTTCATGGTGGACTTCACCCTGGCCGCGGACGCGGCGCGCGATGCCGGGTGGCAGGTCGTCGCCTATGGACCGCAGGCCGAGCTGGCGCGGCTGAGCGGTATCGCGGTGGACGACGGGCTGCTGGAGGAGATCGTCCGGCAGCGGGCCCTGGTCTGGATGCTGGCCCTGGCCGGTGTCGGCGCCGAGGCAACGTGGCGCAGCGGCGCGATCGGCCACGCGCGCGGGACGACCGCCGGAGCGGAGCCGGTGCGCCGCTACGTGGCGCGCTCGCTGCGCGAGTTCCGCCGCCGCCGCGGCGCCACGTTCAAGCTGCTACTGCTGCGACGTTAG